TTGCAGAATAGGGAAGGGAGCTTTGTCCAAATCAGATATCTCAAACGCGATATTCAGATTCAAATCAGAGTCATCAATCTCAAAACTTCCAATATAGACGCTTGCTCCGGTTCCTCCGGATCCAACATTTAGTGCCATGTTGATGGTTGAAAGAGTCAATTTTTGAACCTCTTTCTTCATGTTGAGATCTTCATCTTCCTCATCTTGTTTCTCTTCTTTTTTATAGGGCTCAATTTCCGGAGGCGGAGCCTTGTAGAGAGAAATCGCACGAACATCATTTGCGAAGTTGTTTTCAGATACGATTTGCGTTAACGGTATGGCGACAAACATTGCACTGGTTATGAATCCACCTAGGACCAAAGCCAGTACTTTTGTACCACCACCTAAGAATGACATTACGGGCGGCGTTTTCATGTCACTAAAATTAATTGTTAGCCCTTTTCCATCAACCATACCGAGGACTAATAAGTCATGCTACTACTTGAAATAAGACGGTCGATTATAGGGAACCTGGGCAAAAGAAAAGGCCGACTTCCAAGAGTCGGCCTTTTCAAATTAATGGATACTCTGCGTAATCAACTCTCGTTCATTTCGGAGCGGTTGATGGCATTCACCAGGGCTTTCATGCTAGCGAGCTCGATATCGGTATCGATACCGACTCCCCAGTGTTGACCGGCGTTGTATTTCTGAATCTGAACATAAGCAGCCGCCTTGGTTCCGGATCCAGATCCTATAGAATGTTCAGAGAACGAAACTAAGTTGAAGTGTTTTAACTCCGCCTTTTCCAGGGCGTTGCAGAAAGCATTAATTGGGCCGTTACCGCGTCCCTGGAGTTGTTTGTCCTCGGCATTCCAAGTAAGGCTGATATCGAGTTCGATTTCTCGAGTGGCCGAAAACCTGCCAAGCTCCTTGATGTCGTTCACCTTTAATGGAGAATGTTT
This genomic stretch from Opitutia bacterium ISCC 52 harbors:
- a CDS encoding energy transducer TonB; its protein translation is MVDGKGLTINFSDMKTPPVMSFLGGGTKVLALVLGGFITSAMFVAIPLTQIVSENNFANDVRAISLYKAPPPEIEPYKKEEKQDEEDEDLNMKKEVQKLTLSTINMALNVGSGGTGASVYIGSFEIDDSDLNLNIAFEISDLDKAPFPILQIAPIYPTAMKRANIRGKVIAEFIVTKRGRVVRISIAEASHKEFEKPVIEALRRWQFEPGIKDDEAVNTRVRIPFNFTLDSM